A DNA window from Hordeum vulgare subsp. vulgare chromosome 1H, MorexV3_pseudomolecules_assembly, whole genome shotgun sequence contains the following coding sequences:
- the LOC123438799 gene encoding phosphatidylinositol N-acetylglucosaminyltransferase subunit P-like: protein MNKADRAGSLSKWAVLLTRASPDPDPLVPPVSTRREHQPTMQPAGSTESSPAAQQRSPRQAATARGHGTRHSEAYGFVGSIAASAAALAYIAWAYAPEPWLCNIGATYYPNKRWAVAVPAFVAVAVAQGVVMYVASNFLLAPPPASFSTISDEHAREPSSSLRTGADQAIEPITDIGIDRMNHLMFGAQGFHSLPRRRTQLKPSSFLDD, encoded by the exons ATGAATAAGGCAGATCGGGCTGGCAGCCTCTCAAAATGGGCCGTCTTGCTGACGCGGGCTTCCCCCGACCCGGATCCTCTTGTTCCTCCGGTCTCCACACGGCGTGAGCACCAGCCAACCATGCAACCGGCGGGCTCGACGGAGTCCTCGCCGGCGGCGCAACAGCGCAGCCCCAGGCAGGCGGCTACAGCCAGAGGGCACGGCACCAGGCACTCGGAGGCGTACGGCTTCGTGGGGTCCATCGCCGCATCCGCCGCCGCGCTCGCGTACATCGCGTGGGCGTACGCGCCGGAGCCGTGGCTCTGCAACATCGGCGCGACCTACTACCCCAACAA GCGCTGGGCGGTGGCCGTTCCGGCGTTCGTGGCGGTGGCCGTGGCGCAGGGCGTGGTCATGTACGTCGCGTCCAACTTCCTCCTCGCTCCTCCGCCGGCTTCCTTCAGCACCATCTCCG ATGAACACGCCCGGGAGCCGTCTTCTTCTCTGCGGACTGGAGCAGATCAAGCCATCGAGCCCATCACGGACATCGGCATTGACCGGATGAACCATCTCATGTTTGGCGCGCAAGGGTTTCATTCACTTCCAAGACGACGGACCCAGCTGAAACCATCGTCATTTCTTGATGATTGA